The Gemmatimonadaceae bacterium genome contains the following window.
AGAGCCTCGGCAAACGGGATGGCTGAGGATATCGGCGGTTCAGCGCTTGTATCAAGCCCCCGCCCATCGTTACCCTCCCGCGATGGATCCCCTCGAGGTCGTCGCCGTGCTGTTCGGCGTGCTCAGCGTCTGGCTCAGCACGCGGGAGCACATCGCGAGCTGGCCGACGGCGCTGGTCAACACCTCGCTGTACTGCGTGATCCTCTGGCGCGAACATCTCTACGCCAATGCCTCGCTGCAGCTGTTCTACTTCACGCTGTCGCTGTACGGCTGGTGGGCCTGGAAGTTCGGCGGCCGCGAGCACACCGGCGTCGTGGTGACGCGCACGTCGCGACGCCTCGCCGCGCTTCTCGTGGCCATTGGCGTCGCGGCTGCGGGACTCATCGCCGCCACGCTGTTCCGGTTCACGGATTCGGCGTCGCCGTGGCTCGACTCCGGCACCACGGCGACGAGCCTCGTCGCACAGTGGATGATGACGCGAAAGCTGCTCGAAAACTGGCTGGTGTGGACGGTGGTCAACGTCGTCTACATCGGGATGTACCTGTCACAGGGCCTGCGACTTACGGCCGGTCTCTACGTGGCGTTCCTGGTGCTGGCGGTGCTTGGGTACCGCTCCTGGCGCCGCAGCT
Protein-coding sequences here:
- the pnuC gene encoding nicotinamide riboside transporter PnuC encodes the protein MDPLEVVAVLFGVLSVWLSTREHIASWPTALVNTSLYCVILWREHLYANASLQLFYFTLSLYGWWAWKFGGREHTGVVVTRTSRRLAALLVAIGVAAAGLIAATLFRFTDSASPWLDSGTTATSLVAQWMMTRKLLENWLVWTVVNVVYIGMYLSQGLRLTAGLYVAFLVLAVLGYRSWRRSLASRLAVERGNADNVAPDRAATTPA